The genomic region CGACCCCACTGGTGTGGACGTGGCTCTGGATCGCCGGCATGACCGTGATCGCTGCCGACGTCGTACGCCGCCGTGTCAAAGAGATCAGCGGCGTGTTCCCCCTCGCGCTGGCCGCCTACCTCGCCTCCGCCGCGGTCACCCTGACCACCCTGTTCGGGTTGGGCATCTACCCGCTGGAAGCCCGCCCCCACGTGCCGCTGGGTGGGATGATGGTCGGCAACTCCATGAACGCCACCGTGCTGGCGGCCCGTCGCGTCGTCGAGGAGATCACCGACAAGGCCGACGAGGTCGAGATCCGTCTCGCGCTCGGCCAGCCCTACCGGCAGGCCGCCCGCCCCTACCTGGCCGCGTCGCTGCGCACCGCGCTCATCCCCCAGATCGAGACCACCAAGGCCGTCGGGTTCGTGTTCCTCCCCGGGGCGATGACCGGACTCATCCTCGCCGGAGTCGACCCGGTCGACGCCGTGCTCGTCCAAGCCGTCGTCATGTTCCTGGTGCTGGGCGCAGCAGCGACCACCACCACCGTCATCGGACTGGGCATGCTCAACCGGCTATTCACCCCCGACCATCGTCTCGTCCGCCTCACCCGCAGCCCGTTGCAATGAGCTGCAGACGCAACCGACAGGCAGAACCGAGACCTGCCCGGATCTCGCCCCCGAGGTCTGCGGCCTAGACACACCTGTCACCTAGACGCTCGACGGTTGGCGGTCATCCGGAAGCGAACCCCGCGGCTGGAGCGAGCAGCGCCTCCCGCCTTCTGCTGACAGGGGTCGATATGTACGATCGTCTCGGGGGTGGTGGCAACGAGCGAAGACCCGATCCGGGTACTGATCGCCGAGGACGATTACCTCGTCCGCGAGGGCATCAAGGCGGTCCTGGACGCTCATACCGATACCACCGTCGTCGGTACCGCTTCGAACCCCGGTGACCTGGAGTCCCTCCTCGATGAGGTCGAGGCGGACGTCACGATCCTCGACATCCGCATGCCCCCTACCTTCACGACGGAGGGCATCGATCTCGCCCTACGTCTGCGTGAGACGCACCCCGAGCTGGGCATCGTCGTGCTGTCTCAGCACCACGACCCCGAGTACGCGCTGGCGCTCCTGCAGGACGGGTCCGAGCGGCTCGCGTACCTGCTGAAGGAGCGGATGGGGCAGGCTGAGGAGCTCGTCCGGGCGCTGCGCGAGGTCACCGCCGGCGGATCGGTGCTCGACCCGAAGATCGTGGACGCGTTGTTCGAGGCGAAGCGCAAGAAGCGATCGTCGCGCCTCTCGGAGCTCACGCCACGCGAGCAGGACGTCCTCAACCAGATGGCGACGGGGAAGCAGAACTCGTCCATCGCGGAGGAGCTCTACATCTCCGAGCGCTCGGTCGAGAAGCACGCGAGCTCGATCTTCTCGAAGCTGGGCCTCACCGACTCCCACGATCTGAACCGACGCGTGGCGGCGGTGCTGTACTTCCTTCAACGCTCCGCGGACTGAGCTCACCGTCGGCGGACGTCACCTCCGACAGCGGCAGCAGCGCCTGGACCGACGTCCCCTCGCCGGCCACCGACCTCACGTCCAGGCTGCCTCCCACGGCCGCGACCCGGTCGCGGAGGTGGCGCAGTCCCCCCTCGTCACCGACCGAGCGGGGATCGAAGCCACACCCGTCGTCGTTGACCTCCACGATGAGCGCGCCGTCACGGACCTTCGCCACGATCGTGGCGGACGTCGCGTCCGCGTGCTTCACCACGTTGGTGAGGGCTTCGGAGACCAGCTGGTAGGCGTTGATCTCGACGCGTCCGTCGATCCGCGGCAACGGATCAGGATCGGTCTCGAGCTGGACGTTCACGGGGGCCCGGCCGACGAGACTGTTGAGTCCGCCCTCCAGCCCGCGGTCCTGCAGGATCGTCGGGAATATCCGCTGGGACGTCTCGCGCAAGCCCTTGATCGCGGCCTGGGCGTCCCGCTCGA from Actinomycetota bacterium harbors:
- a CDS encoding ABC transporter permease yields the protein TPLVWTWLWIAGMTVIAADVVRRRVKEISGVFPLALAAYLASAAVTLTTLFGLGIYPLEARPHVPLGGMMVGNSMNATVLAARRVVEEITDKADEVEIRLALGQPYRQAARPYLAASLRTALIPQIETTKAVGFVFLPGAMTGLILAGVDPVDAVLVQAVVMFLVLGAAATTTTVIGLGMLNRLFTPDHRLVRLTRSPLQ
- a CDS encoding response regulator transcription factor, which produces MATSEDPIRVLIAEDDYLVREGIKAVLDAHTDTTVVGTASNPGDLESLLDEVEADVTILDIRMPPTFTTEGIDLALRLRETHPELGIVVLSQHHDPEYALALLQDGSERLAYLLKERMGQAEELVRALREVTAGGSVLDPKIVDALFEAKRKKRSSRLSELTPREQDVLNQMATGKQNSSIAEELYISERSVEKHASSIFSKLGLTDSHDLNRRVAAVLYFLQRSAD